One Catharus ustulatus isolate bCatUst1 chromosome 16, bCatUst1.pri.v2, whole genome shotgun sequence genomic window, AGCAGGGTGAACGGTTCGTGCTGCCGCCATCCCCTCCCGCCCCGCGGGGCACGGACACGAACCTTGACGGTGTATTTGTagcactgctctgcctccagctgccGCCCGCCCTGCACACAGCAACCAGGGAGAAAATCGTGTGGTGGGTTAGACAGGAAAGGACCCCCGAGACGATCAAATCCACCCtttccctcagcactgccaaggccaccagtaacccatgtccccaagtgccacatccacacggCTTTTAAATgcccccagggatggtgactccaccactgccctgggcagctgtgccagtgcctgaccaccctttccatgaagacattttcccaatatccagcATAAACCTCCCCTAGCACAACtctccccttgtcctgtccctgttccctgggagcagagtcctgcctccctggctgtcccctcctgtcagggagttgtgcagaaccagaaggttccccctgagcctcctcctctccaggctgagcccctttcccagctccctcaagcctctcctggtgctccagcctcttccccagctctgttcccttccctggacacactccagcctcTCAGTCTCATGAATGGGCCCAATACTGACCCCAGGATGTGCCTCAGCCGTGGAAAGACATGGGATCTCCCTGAAATGACCTTTGTAAGAAGCTTAGTAGGGAGGACATGCCCTGGGGCAGTCAGCATGCTGCTTTTGCCATCCCGAGCTCAGCCCCCAAACTTTTTATCATGGAGCCCTACACCAGCTCTTCATGAGTAGATGCCAACCCCTCACCCCAGTCCCATAAACCCCTACTGCATCAgggtggcaggggctgggcactCACCTGCAGGCAGATGAGGGCAAGATAACCCCACACTTCAGCATTGGTGTTATTTAGGGCATTGGCTTCAGAGAGGGCATCTTCTGCTTCCAGCATCTCTTCCAGCTtgggggagagaaggagaggcaTGGACAAAtgacagagcaggagaaagggCTTCCCAACTGAACAGGCATTGCTCTAACAGCAGAATAAATCAGTGCCACAGAAGCTCCTAATAGGGCTTCCGTGACAGAAATGTGGGGGAAAGGATTTAGGGCACAGACAAGGAGTTATCCTCCGTGCCAGAGCATCCAGATCTCCAGTCTGGAGCAGGAGCTTGCCACTGCTGAACCCTGTGGGATCGCACACTATTTCTAAATTCGCCTCCATCTgtaaggaaagcagcagaggaactgAGTGATCCAGCTCCATGAGGAAACATGGCTGTGTTCCTGCTCCCCATTCCTGCTGTGCAGCACCTCTGGGCAGGCAGTGGTAGCTGGTGCCCAGGCCACCACTCACCTCCCTGACCCGATTCCACAGCCTCCCAGGATGTAAACATTTGCCAAGGGGGAAACAGAAGATCAGATTCCTTCCCTGATTGCCTCCCCAGCCAAACTCCCTTGGAGGAACATGGCAAAGTGTCCCTTGGGGAGATACCATACTGCTGGTGGCTGGCTGTCTCTGGCAGCCCTTCAGAAGTGCTGGATTCCCTTGGACAGGGAAAGCACCGAGATTCCTCCCTGCTGACATCCCACTCAGTGCCTTGGTGCAGGTCATGTGCAGGCAGGAACTCAGAGCAGAGCCTAGATTGTTTGCCATGACAATCTGGGGAAtgaggtgctggcaggagctgggatgagaGGGGAGGatggctgctcccagagcagggactgaaGGTGACACCATCAGGGTGCCACACTGGGTCTgtcacagcacacaggacacTATGGCCTTTGGGGACACTGGCTCACAGGCAGCCAAGAGTTGCTCTAAACAAGAGGATCCTGCAAAAGCCAGGCCTGTGCCACCAGCTGAAGCCCAGAGGACCTGAAGGCAGCTGCACTCACCCTGTAGCAAGCGATGCCCACGCCCAGCCAGGTGAGACAGGAGGCAGAGTTGTCACAGGCGAGCAGGTAGATGTTCTTGGCCCGGCCGTACTGCCAGGAGAGACAGACACACCCCTCTGCATCATCACATCACACACAGGGGTTTGCCAAACACCCTGTACCATGGGCTCAcaccactgtccccactgctgctgcaggagtgaTTTGTTTTGTGGGAACTTCCcctccacagccctgctggctcctcacctctttttcttccaggtAGATGGAGCCCAGGCGCAGGTAGACAAAGTGCATatcctcagcatcctccacAAAGCTGATGACTCGCTCATAGCACTCCTTTGCATTGACAAAATCCTTCTGCAGGTAGCACAGGTGCCCTTTCTGAGCCCAGACATTTGGATTCTGTGCACCAAAAACCAGGAGTGAGATATGGATGGGAGAAACACCTGAGAGGAGTGCTGGGACACTGCaagcagcagaaaggaggagctgagcagtgtTTAATTGTATTATCACAACTCCttgtgcagtgctccaggctggggataGTGTGACTGGAAGCTGCTGGTGGAAAGGAaggacctggggatgctggtggaCTGTGACTGAACctgagccaggtgtgcccaggtgggcaggaAGGCCGATGGCCCGTGGCCTGTGTCAGCCATGGCGTGAgcgggagcagggcagggcttgtGGCCCTGTGCTGGGGGGTGGCGAGGCCACAgctcgagtgctgtgtccagttgtGGGCCCCTCGATGGTGGGGGGGACATTGAAGGGCTGGAGTGggtgcagagaagggaaggcagctggggaaggggctggagccccagggaaTAGGGATAGGACGaggggaaatggcctcaagttgtgccaggagaggtttaggttgcatattgggaaaattccttcacagaaagggtggtcatgcactggagcagctgcccagggcagtggtggagtcaccatctctgggggcatttaaaagccatgtggatgtggcattgTTTAATTATGAacatggtggtgctggggaATGGCTGGGTTTGATGACCTTAGAGGGTTTTTtcaacctaaacaattccatgattctgtgataccaGGGCAGGATTTATGGAGAGAGTTAGTCAGTGGGCTGCCTGCAGGACACCAGCAATGGCAtccccctccagctccctgcccagtgttctgcctgcacacagcattcccaggtgTCATCTTCCCCCTGCCTTTCTTTCAAGCTGCCTCCCCAAAGCCACCTTCCTTGCAGAGAGCTCAATAGCAATCTTGTCTGTCATGAAACAGAACCCAACTCCCCCACCCAGAGAGAGAGGATCAGGATGTACCtattcagagagaaaacaaaggcagatgctgcagagggaaaggcagagacagGCTCTGAGAGTTGCCTGCCTGTGCAGGGAGTGACAAGAGGCTGTGACAATGGGATAACAAAGACAGCAGTGCTACAGCCACAGCCTGGTGTGCCTGCCCTCCCTGAAATGCTCTGGACTAATATTGGAATGGTAATGTGGAAATGAAGCAGGGGCTCTGGGCTCACGCACACTGGGACTGCACAGGAATTACCAGGGGGTTGATCCGAACGGCCTCGCTCAGACATTCCTCACATCTGGGGAAGTCTTCCTGCAGCATGTAGCTCCAGGCCAGTGCCATGTAGTAGGCATAGCTGGGGCCTTCCTGAAGGCTCAGCAGCAACTCATGGGCCAGTGCCTTGTTAACAAACTGGGGAAGAACAGCACAGGTGGTGGTtaggggagcagggacaccatGGACAcgccagcaggacagggcaggagagctgaCTGACACCTCTCTGACTTCcacaaagaaaatttcttttacCCTCTCTTTTGAATgttggtctagtggaaggtgttcctgctccagtggaaggtgtctctaCCCATAGCAGTGGGTTGAAATGAGATGAACTTCCAGTTCCCTTCCAAAccaaccattccaggattccattcAGTTGTGTTTTGCTTTAAGCAACTCCTTCTGCCATGTCAAATTTAGGCAGGCAGCACAATGTGGCAACTAGAGAGGTCTCAGAGATGACTTGGCAGGACAGGCACGTTCCACAGTTGATATAAAAATCACTCCAACATATGCAAGTGTCTGAATCAAAGCAGTTCAGGCATCTTGGAAGCATCACAATATTTGAATGCACTGGGAAGAGCACGCTGTACCATTTCTGAGCTGGCTGTTtgttccctgtgcagcaggcagtgctgggctgtgtgtccACAGCCAGCACTGTGGGCTCAATACTCTGCTTGGCCACACTCCTGCATCTCTGGGCAGTGGTGGCTTTGCTCCCTCTTGTGCTCAGCCTCTGGAGTAGCCATGGCTCATTCCCTGAGGCCAAGAAAAGGGCTGGCTGGAGCTCTTTGGGAATAAACCAACCTCCCTTCCCACTCCTCCACTCACTGTTAAACTGACCCGGATAGCATTGACTTTCATCAGGAATTCCACTGTCTTCATGAAGATTGTGCAGGGAAGTGGCTGAGGTCCTGGAGCAGGACATGATGCTGCAAGAAAATGTCTCTGTCAGTCCCAAAGTGGGGTTTTTAATTCTGGAGGCAAAGTAGGACCTGACATCCCAGTGGGGACAGAAAAATCCCTGCAACATGGAGCAAAACccagggggtggcaggggaggCTGAAGCAGATATAAACTCAGCATTTCTTTCTGAAGGGCTTAAGTTTTGTAGGAGATCTGAAATTATGCTCTTCACCCACTAATTTTCCAGTCCAAACccagtggaaaaaaaggtggaaatTTATGAATGAGAGATAACTAAAGTgaagctcctgcctccccaaaCCAACCAGGGGGCCCTGaggcacccagcactgccatttCCACCCCACTAGGGCTGTGGAGGAGGCAAATCCCACACCACAAAACCAGAGGGGATCCCTAGGGACACTTTAAGAGCTGGCATctcaggaggaagaagaggaaggtgCAGGATGCAGTTACATGAAGGAGAGAGCTGCATTCACCTGCTGGCTGTCCATCCTGAGATGTGCTGCTCTGAAAATCAGAGTGAACCTGCTCTGCCTGTAGATTCCCTGGCTCAGGAGAGACAACAGGCCATGGCTCATTGCTCCCACATTACTCCCAACCATTCCCACAGGaccatttcccagctctccacGTCCTCATTCCCAAACCTTCTGGGGcttgctgcagtgctgtagCCTCTTCCTTGGATGTCACACCCTCCACTGCTTGTTTGTCAGCTGAGACATCTGGAATCTTCTCTAGAATGAAACCCCCACCAACCATTAGGTGAAAAGCCATAAACTTCACAGTTTAGAACAtgattccacaaaaaaaattaaaaataaaaattaaaaaccaaccaaccaaataaataaatatataaaagatCTACCAGGTTTTTAAAGCTGTTCTTTGCAGGTAGCAATACCTGGGGCTAGGGTTTTGAGCACAAGATTACCATGTGAAGCCAGAAACAGATATAAGCGAggcaggatgagaggaaacagcctcaagttgcaccagggagGTCTATGTTCAATGCTAGCAAAAAATGTATTCCAGAAAGGGTgatcaggcattggaacaggctgacaggctgcccagggcagtggaagagtgcccatccctggatggATGtaacagctggggacatgggctAGCAatgaacacagcagtgctgggttaacagttggacttgatgatcttggaggtcctttccagccttaGTCATGCTACGATTCTATGAATATCCCTAATCAGAAAGGACAAAAACCCACGTGTCATGAGCCTGAGGCACTGTGCATGAGTGGTgataatgttaaaaataaagccaGTCAGAatttcctgcagcctggccaaATGTTTGGGACTCAGGACAGACAGTCTCAGCTCAGGCTGGACTCAGGGAGGCTCCCAAGGAAGCTTGGCCTCAGGGTCACTGCCAAGCAGCTGGTTTGGTGAGGCAGAGCCTTCCAAACTGTGTTGCGAACTCACAGTGACAGCTTCCATGGAATTCTGTTCTAGCTCACAGTCCACATCTTCTACCCTTTGTACTTCTCCTCTTAAAAACTCTCCTCTCCTTCCACTGTTCACCACACAGCTCCAAGCCCCTCCTTGCTGGTGTCTGGGCACCTCCTGGGTTTGCCTGTTACCTGGGTCTGTGCTGGAAGAACTGggctttttcccttctccctcagcAGCCTCAAGGATTCTCCCCTCCTCCTCAAACTGTGCTCGCAGGAGCTTCTTAGCCTCACGGAAATTCCGTTCTGCCTGAATATAATTATTCTGTGTCTCGTAAAACAAACCTGTGGGAGAGACAGAGCAGCATCAGCAGACACCCAAAGGAAGCAAAATCCTTCCCTTAGCCCTCAACTTgaagcagggaggagaggactGGGGGCAGAAACGATGCTTGGCTCTACAGGAATACCTTGAGCACCAGACTGGCTTGGTTTATACCTGAGAGGGTCCAGGCTATGATGCTGGTTGGCTCCAAGCAGCAGGCATCCTCAAAGAAAATCTCTGCTTCTTCATAGTGCTGCAGCTTGACAGCTGCAATCCCACAGAGCAGCAAGCTAGGGCAAGGGCAGAGCAATCAGCCTTGCAGCCCTAGCAGTGGTGTGGGAGATCCACTCTACATCCTCTCCACCCACCAACCTTTGGATGTGCTGGGGGTCCAGACAAACAGCCTGCTGGAAGCATTCCTGGGCTTTGGTGGCATCCTCATACAGGAGGCAGAAGGCTCCATAGTCCATCCAGGACTGGACGCTGCGCTGATCCCGAGCTATTCTCTGGACAACAGAGATCATCACTGGAGTCAGCCTCAGCACATGCCATGGTCTGGGGAGGTAATTCTGGAATGACCACAGCTTCCCTGGCcactccagcccagctgagcaggaATCAAGCCCTTGTCTGTCACATGCAAGGGTGTCCCCTAAATGAGATCTTGCTGGAAGCCCACTTCCTCTAAGCCTTCTCCACCTAACACGtgtcctccagctccagctgatgCCTCCTAGggcccagtgtccccaaaactgacccagCACATCCCATTTCCCCTGGCCTCAAGGCTGGACTCCTTGGTGACCTGCCCAGGGACAGTCTCACatcctgcagagagcagcatcTCCCTGGGAAATGCCTCCCCTTCAGCCTGAGTATCCTGGTGATGCtcagctccttctccctccaCCACAGTCggggctggctgagctgtgaGCAGTGGCCCCATTGTGATGCTGTGCTGAGCCAGTCCACACAGATGATGGCAGGAAAGAACTGGGGCTCCCTAACCTGCTGGTAGAAGACAGAGGCCAGTTTTAAGTCCTTGTTTGCTTCAGCTTCTCGAGCAAagagccagagctgcttcctGGTCGCGCaggatggaggggcaggagaaaCATCTTCCCCAGACAGGAGCTGGTAGGGAAGGAGACAGTGTTagccctggggaagggaagagcagTTCATGTGATCCCAGTATGGGTGCAGGTCCCatgccagcactgcacacagtACAGACCAGCATGGCTGGGGCTGAACACTGGGAAGGGCAAGCTGCTCTGTGGTGGGACACATTCCAATCATTCCCAAATACCTCTGCCACACAGGCACAGGgcaatataatttataataataatttttacaagGACATGGAGTAACaagaaaagggggaatggctttccACTGCtagagggcagggttagataTCGAGAAGGAATTGTTCTCTGTGATGGtagggaggccctggcacagggtgcccagagaagctgtggctgcccctggatccctggaagtgtccaaggccaggttggatggggcttggagtaacctgggatagtggaaggtgtccctgtccatggcaggggtggaatgagatgagctttaaggacccttccaaccGAAACCTGTTGTAATTCTATGATTATTCACAGCATTCCCTAGATCAAGGTGATAACAAACTCCAGTGGGGCCACTCACTGGtgaccccagctcctgctttgccCAGCCACCCTCACCATGCACCAGCTACAGCAGCTTTACCAGTGGCATCTCACACCTATCTCACCATCAGGATTTTGAGCAGTGGATACAAAGGCACTGGATCCCTGCCTCGAGTGTGGCCAATGGTCCACATGAGCCTGAAGACCTTCATCTGCCCTGGACCCACAGTGAAGCCTTGGCCCAAGCCATCCAGATTTCCCCCTACCTTGTTCAGGGCAATGTGCATGTTGTCCACTAGGTACACATAGAGCTCACTGAGGaatgcctggagctgctccttggtCTCAAATGCTGTGGTCTTCAGGTACTTCTCCCTCACAATCTTCACCACAGAATACTGTGGAGAAAGAGACATTGGACAAGGCAGGTTCCCTCCTGTGCCCCCATCAGCTCTGTAATCAGAGTCTGAAGCTCCAACTTAGTTCTGAGAAATAAATCCATCCCACCActgataaaagcaaaaaaaaagcaagcaaagagGATTTCCTTTCCCACCTCCATGGCACAACCTATAGGGACAGCATATGGATGGCTCATCTCATCAGGACAAAGAGGGAGTCTCTAGGAAAAGTGTGGCTGAGgctgagcagctgagagagTGGAAtctccattccctgctgggGCAGACTGGGAATGTGAGAGCAGCCAGCTTTGCCTTTCTCAGGTCATGAGCATGGGGCAAATGGATGTGAGTAACTCCCATTGATAGGAAGTGTTCTCTTGGTGTGGGACCAAAGCAGCTTGGTGCATTCTGTGTTAGAGGGGGatcctgtcccctcagtgcccaCTGCAACAGCTTCAGGTGGCAGGAAAGGATTCTGGAGCACCACATCATCCTGAGTTACCACCATGAAGCAGCAGTTCCTCAATGAGAAACTGCCAggacaaaacaagcaaaaaaaataaaggacttTTCACCTTAAGTTgttctttaaaagcaaaatatttcccagAGGTATTGAGCTCGTAGTTGAGCTGACGCTTTTGTTCCTCCAGGGTTTCATGGTCCATCACTCCCTGGTCagcctgctgcttcccaaaaaGCTCATGGTATTCCCTCAGGATGGCAAGAGCAACACTGGTGACACGTTTGTGATAATCTTCCACCACctaggaaagaaataaataaatttcacaaGCCACTTATGCAATCAACCTTGATATGTGTTTGATTTGCCACAGCCCACGCCTCCCATTAACTCCACCTGACTCAAGTCTCAATTAGTCTGTCACACATCATTTCCTGTCCACGCCTGAGGGCTGAAAAAATATCTACAGGTAAATATAAAAGAGCTCCTTCCTGCTAGGATTTTCCATCACAACCCAGTATTCCAGTCACTGCTATCTCTCCTACAGCAATATAATTGGCTGTGAGTAAAATATATCTCATTTACTGGGAGCCTTGAAACCCACAGCCAGCCCTCTTCAGCAGAACCTGTAATCTCCATTATCTTGATCCTCAAAAATTCTTGGTGACCTGAGAAAGGTCAGGGCTGATTCTGTTCAGGTTTGTCTGAGTCTGATGAAACACAGGGGCTGGTCTGAGACAAGAAATCTGTTGGGACTGCCCAAGATATAAATGTAAGGTTCTGGTAGCCTCttttcccagtatcccatttCCATTCAAACATCCCTGCATGGCTGCCTTCCCTCCCTTTGCTCCAGCTCTTCACCACTTCCCTTTGAATGGGATGTGAACATGAGTGATGAATGGGTTCCCAAGGCACACTGCTGTGGAGATAACACATACAGAAGAATACACTTTTCTGTGTATTTCATAGAATATGTTGAATTGGAAGGGATCTACAAGGATTGAGTCCAACTCCAGGCCCTgtacagacaccccaacaatcccaccctgcacatccctgagagtgttgtccaaatgctcttggagctctggcagccttggggccatgcccattccctgggaaacctgggcagtgcccagccactcttttcctaatatccattaaaaccttccctgacatagctccagctgttcccttgGGTCTTGTCACTGGTCACAGACAGCAGAGATTGAAGCTGCCCCTTGTGAGGCAGCTGCAGAACCCAAAGAGCTCTACCCTCAgtctctcttctccaggctatGCATTCCAAGTGACCTCACCACTCCTCATATTGCCCTATTCCCTTCTAGACTCTTCACCACCTTTGTGGCCCTGCACCCTTGTCCCCTTCAAACCTCATCCCCATGTTGCTGTGGGCTGAGAATGAAGGCTGTTGTGTAGTGGGATGAGGGCAGGGTGGGGTGGCAGAATGATGGCAAGGCCACAGGCTCTCACCTTCCTGGCTCCTTCCATCCGAGGGGGCAGCGCAGGGTGGGGAGGAATCAGCTCCTTGACCCTGTCAgtgagagcagaggagaggaatCAGCTCCTTGACCCTGTCAgtgagagcagaggagaggaatCAGCTCCTTGACCCTGTCAgtgagagcagaggagagaTCAGCAGCTCCACTGCCAGGGATGTCGGCTGTGTGTGTGAGGGCTCCACCCTGCCATCGTGTCCATAGGTGCCTGGGAGGAAACCTGAAGTCTCAGACCAAGAGTGAACAGGTCCCTACAACTGATGATTGTGGCTTTGTCATGACAGGGTTAACATTTATTGCTAACCCAAAttgctctcctggagcagcagagctggatcttggagctcctggctctgcacaggagtAAGGAAGGAACCAGCCTGAGGAAACTCTGTAGAATTGGGTCACTAAACAGCCCAGACCACCTGACCCATCAGTTCCAGCTTCCAAGGGATGAGCTTTGGCTGTGGCACCTCATCCACTGGGCACACACTGACCCCCAAACACCAACCTCAGACCCCCAGAcaccacacagccctgcctgggcctCTGCTGGAGTTACAACGACCTTTCATTAGGATTAAcacatttttagattttattaagGTGAAGGTGGCTGAGCACTGGAGCAGGATTCTCTGTGGAGTCTCCTTCCCTGGATATATCCAAAAACCATCTGGACACAGAATAACGTGCTCTGCTTGAACATGAATCTTGGACTAGGTGACCTTCAAGGCTCCCTTGCAAACTGAAtcattttgggattctggaattAACATTCCTGGTGCCAAACCAGccttattaattaaattattttaatttaattaatttaattaaatttaagcttttttaacatttcctgCTTGCTGGACACCATAGCACCCTCAGTCCTCAGAACACAATCCATCCTACCAATCCAAGGTACCACAGGGCTCATTCAGGTGCACACAAGCAGGTGAACAAGGAGTTACACTGAAGCCACACACATTGCAGAAGAGTAGAAATGTATAAAATAGGCCAGGAAAAGGTCTGTTCTAAGCTTGTTCCTCAGCTTGTTCCTCCTGGAAGACAGCAAGGAGCAGTGAGGACAACACACATACCTTCAACAAATGGATGATGTTTCTGTTGGAGAGAGACATAAACCTGCACCTCTTACACCTTATTAATCTGCTGcgttttctatttttttattccataaatTAGATGTTTTATGCCTTTCTAACCCATaacacagcagggctgccacTGGACAGGAACTGGAAGCctcaaagcagcagagatgaaagagcagctctgcagcagaccGACATGAAAACTAACATGAAAGCTGAGGAATGGGTAAAACATTGAGAGAAAACTTCTGGAAAGCTAAAAATGAGAGAATGCTCTGGTGAAGCTACAGCAGCACTACCCAGGGCAGTCCATGCTGGTGGCCAGGACTGACCAAGCCACTGAACATCACATGCAAGAGGCGAGCACATGGGGATTAGAGGGAAACAAAGCCCTGACAGGAACACAGACACTGCTGTATTGCTCTGGTGTCTCTTGTTTTGAGAGGAATGGCAGGGAGATGCCAGCTGGGATGAACAAGTGTTTTCCCAACACACCAGATGCCACGTCGAAAGCAGTCTGGCCAAATCCTCCCCCTGATTCCTGTGGGCTTTGTCTCAGGCCCTCTTTATGGTGTATTGCAAGGGGGGTTTGCTGCACCAGCCTCTCTCCAccctgcagagaggagctgtcagccccacagcccatccttaCGCACCGCCGGATGAGCTCCTCCCGCAGCCGCTTTGGAACCAAGGGCCTGTCCAGCTTTATCTCCATCACCAGGAATGTTCCTGCCTCGCTGTACTGCTGTGGAGATAAACATTGCTCCCTGTGTCGTGCTGTCTGCAGACAGTGCTGGCACAGTGAAATACTGAGCACACAGCCACAGATTTCCAAATTGCAGAGATCCAGCTTGTTTTATAACCCGCCCTCAGAATGAGTtacagcagcaaaacccagctcAAGAAACCAGGCTAGGGAAAAGGAGAGATATCAATCTACCTGTAGAATGAATGTGCATTCCAGAGGAAGAAGtcaaaatatgaattttttaaaaatgcctgaCAATTTACAGAGACCTTCTAGCCCAGTGCCAGTCTGCTGTCCAGATGGACATCACTGGAAGAACTCTGGGAGAGCATCCGCATAAAACATCCCTTGTCCAACTCACTCTTGAGGAATTTAATTGTGTGAAAGGTGTGAGACACCACCACCTTCACTTTGGAGAGACACAACTACCTGTCCTTCAAGGCTGAGATCTGTGCCATTTTCAGATTCTCCAGTGCCATCTGACAACTGGATTTTAGATGGGTTGAGTAActattaagaaaaagaaaagatgtcTCTTGTTTTAGACTCAATAAATCTTTGCAAGTTCAGGGTGTGAGATGGTACATTTGTTCAGGCAGCATATCCTAAGATTTCAGATAAAGGAAAGCTGCAGCTTCCTTCCAAGGAGCAGCTCCAATCTCTGCTGtctgtgaccagtgacaggacatgaGGGAATGGctagagctgtgccaggggtggATTAAGCTGGATGTCAGGGAAAgattcttcccccagagggtggctgggcactcTCACAACCCCAAGGCTATCAGAGCTCTAGGAGTGTTGGAACAACACTgacaggcacagggtgggattgctggggtgtctgtgcatggccaggagttggactcatGATCCTTCACGTTGAGgagattctatgattctaggaTAATGAGTATCTCTTAGCCGGCTGAGGCAACACAGCATCCATCCCTGGTTCCTGCATGTCCCAACTTCTGTGACACAGAAACAGAGCACCCATGGTGACATGTGCCTCCCTAGACCTTACCGTTGCACTGgaatctttctcttcctttggaGCCTTACTGGGAGCAGCTTTGGAAACAGGAGAGTTCCCCAACCCTTCCTTGACCAGACTGAGCTGTGACCTGAGATCCCGGAAAATACTGTACTggatttttgtctgaaaaacagaggaaacagAGAGAATCAAGGGACAAAGCAGGCTTCCTCACTCCTTTGCCTTACCCTCTCTCATCACAAAATACACTGTCAGGGTCTTAAATGCATTAAGAAGTTTTGTAACCTCATTCTCTCCTAGAGTTCAGCTGCTGGTGCTCCAGGCCAGTACTGATCCTGTGGAGCTGTGAAGC contains:
- the CFAP70 gene encoding cilia- and flagella-associated protein 70 isoform X1, which codes for MEVPAGLTSGKEPAAAALPGVSLPIPVQITVVSAQNLKTLKSNVLFTMVHVEYNGAVLGDSSKTAVLPDGTAEYDFITSFECSPDGPNSLDVLVQKPLLLTVLEVVPKEKKKPEKITPLGQAVVDLLPLLQGVRSLKVFAPLYAVPASPSEMLHPEATSGLEVTVSTKELLLSATQFSSGNLLSITLEAAYSVPEAFTTDAQQNYMACLQIPAAGEKELPLLFKNGILKADGEKEPLPRPKNWPLGSILAPRALNIPDSFIIGGRYEDEDGELTKSEDKEFRMQAESTKRIVWDTERRCFLDAAAVAVLQKRIAECRYWPVELCRMSMASAGKGKVTKIDKGDEDKQIAFHGVAYVNMAHLLCPGVQQIRGAFRVFNYDDSEVFEKTKIQYSIFRDLRSQLSLVKEGLGNSPVSKAAPSKAPKEEKDSSATQYSEAGTFLVMEIKLDRPLVPKRLREELIRRVKELIPPHPALPPRMEGARKVVEDYHKRVTSVALAILREYHELFGKQQADQGVMDHETLEEQKRQLNYELNTSGKYFAFKEQLKYSVVKIVREKYLKTTAFETKEQLQAFLSELYVYLVDNMHIALNKLLSGEDVSPAPPSCATRKQLWLFAREAEANKDLKLASVFYQQRIARDQRSVQSWMDYGAFCLLYEDATKAQECFQQAVCLDPQHIQSLLLCGIAAVKLQHYEEAEIFFEDACCLEPTSIIAWTLSGLFYETQNNYIQAERNFREAKKLLRAQFEEEGRILEAAEGEGKKPSSSSTDPEKIPDVSADKQAVEGVTSKEEATALQQAPEGNLQAEQVHSDFQSSTSQDGQPAASCPAPGPQPLPCTIFMKTVEFLMKVNAIRFVNKALAHELLLSLQEGPSYAYYMALAWSYMLQEDFPRCEECLSEAVRINPLNPNVWAQKGHLCYLQKDFVNAKECYERVISFVEDAEDMHFVYLRLGSIYLEEKEYGRAKNIYLLACDNSASCLTWLGVGIACYRLEEMLEAEDALSEANALNNTNAEVWGYLALICLQGGRQLEAEQCYKYTVKLGLQNEALLQEIRAAQHRFGFGDPSL
- the CFAP70 gene encoding cilia- and flagella-associated protein 70 isoform X6, which translates into the protein MVHVEYNGAVLGDSSKTAVLPDGTAEYDFITSFECSPDGPNSLDVLVQKPLLLTVLEVVPKEKKKPEKITPLGQAVVDLLPLLQGVRSLKVFAPLYAVPASPSEMLHPEATSGLEVTVSTKELLLSATQFSSGNLLSITLEAAYSVPEAFTTDAQQNYMACLQIPAAGEKELPLLFKNGILKADGEKEPLPRPKNWPLGSILAPRALNIPDSFIIGGRYEDEDGELTKSEDKEFRMQAESTKRIVWDTERRCFLDAAAVAVLQKRIAECRYWPVELCRMSMASAGKGKVTKIDKGDEDKQIAFHGVAYVNMAHLLCPGVQQIRGAFRVFNYDDSEVFEKTKIQYSIFRDLRSQLSLVKEGLGNSPVSKAAPSKAPKEEKDSSATQYSEAGTFLVMEIKLDRPLVPKRLREELIRRVKELIPPHPALPPRMEGARKVVEDYHKRVTSVALAILREYHELFGKQQADQGVMDHETLEEQKRQLNYELNTSGKYFAFKEQLKYSVVKIVREKYLKTTAFETKEQLQAFLSELYVYLVDNMHIALNKLLSGEDVSPAPPSCATRKQLWLFAREAEANKDLKLASVFYQQRIARDQRSVQSWMDYGAFCLLYEDATKAQECFQQAVCLDPQHIQSLLLCGIAAVKLQHYEEAEIFFEDACCLEPTSIIAWTLSGLFYETQNNYIQAERNFREAKKLLRAQFEEEGRILEAAEGEGKKPSSSSTDPEKIPDVSADKQAVEGVTSKEEATALQQAPEGNLQAEQVHSDFQSSTSQDGQPAASCPAPGPQPLPCTIFMKTVEFLMKVNAIRFVNKALAHELLLSLQEGPSYAYYMALAWSYMLQEDFPRCEECLSEAVRINPLNPNVWAQKGHLCYLQKDFVNAKECYERVISFVEDAEDMHFVYLRLGSIYLEEKEYGRAKNIYLLACDNSASCLTWLGVGIACYRLEEMLEAEDALSEANALNNTNAEVWGYLALICLQGGRQLEAEQCYKYTVKLGLQNEALLQEIRAAQHRFGFGDPSL